TTCAGACTTTTAAAGgctgaaatgtaattattgaATCCCCCCATGATCGATCAttagttaaaacacacacacgcacacacacacacacatttcaacaccCATTAAGACTCAGCCGGCATTCCAAGGAAAGTGGGAAGAATCCTTcaccaaaaacaataaatagaCCTTCAGATGCCCCCCCACTCCGTTTAATtcgacaaacaaacaaacaaacggatgAACGTGTAAATAAAtatggctgctgtgtgtgtgttggacgcATTGGGGGCGTCTTTGTTGCGACTCGTAGTCCAGATGGATGACTTGTACGGGGGAGTGTATTTATTCTGCGGCGAGGCGACGTCGGGAGATTTGTTATTCCCCGGCGTTGCCGAGTTTTTCACATTGCTCCACATCCCTGGGACCATATTTCATCCTCACACCCCCAATCCCCAAACAGATTTATTTACAGGCTctcttcctgcacacacacatacgacccccccctccctcctttaacacatgcacacactgctgCAGACGCACGCGTGCGTTCACATGTACACGCAACATGCAACCACAAACAGAGCTTTACCCaatcaaccaactctgaggGTACAatcatttacagtttttctcaattgtttacacacaaataaagggtacttgacacacaatgaccacaccatgtaactcatgcaccaaccccctgaaccaattccgctaaactacaagcacacttcttgctttacactcaaattgcagttctaaaacacttttttcaaaaacactacacacaattctctgcattctctacACAATTGTCATGAAGAAAatcttgttttcacaagaaaaacactgtcattcaaaattctaaagtcaatttccctactatgcacactgactcgtcacatgggaaaacacctttcacacagtgttacaattaggaatcagagctttagcataaaagggcaacaggtgagctcttctgttttggagcaatggatgacaacattagaaacagagccagaggagtgagagtaagaggaggaggaggaggaggaggaggacgaggacgaggaccgtaaactctgatgagatctgagccactttggttgaccaaagctatggaggaattcttttctgcctggagatggaaagtgtttgaccAAAACTCATAacttatacagtaaattcttgtgttgttttgtatgtagatcactgtatgtgcaactttgagttggttgggatgtacactgtgtgcattgttttcgtggggaaaataaaatatatttgttaccgtgtatttgtgtgttctgagaataaaaacaatattctaaaatattttacaacacaggtATGTATCTATTGTCTGTGtaataaaaaggtcaaagtcattatgatgaatggagaagtgttttccattcatcataatgttttacattgagcacatcagtgttcaactgatTCTTCTAAAAGCCTATTCATATGacggtttgtgtttgtcatttgaaaacaaaataccattattaagaaatgacattgttttgaaagtttcattttgcaggagtattgaggggttttgcccattgtgtgtgtgttttttgatttgtgtgtagagttctgagagtatgaggcatgctttaagaaaatgtgtgtaaacaatcgagaaaaactgtaactaCTTCTCATGTGATGGGGCTTGAATTTCTCTCATAAACTCCTCCCCCAGAGAGACGACGTACGGACCTAAAGAAGGGGCACATTTTAAGAACAAAACTCACAAACGAAAACAGAAGTACGGTTAAAGTAACAGAAACATTGCTGAGGCAACTTTACAATCGCTCTGctatgctttggggcggggctaccttgtgattgacaggtctcagTCCAAATGTTCGAGAGGGGGAGATACTAAAGGCCCCCAAAAACCATCTCCCCTGTTTATCCCCTCAGTGGGTGCAAACACTGGCCattctctctttcttcaaatGCTCGTTTAAAATGATGATTCAAAGTGTCATGTAATGTATTCAGGTAATTTAATGGTTTTTAAGCGTTAGCTCCTCACCTTTCGAGCCAAATACTGTTTTAACCAGCCGGTAGAAGGACGCTAACGCCGGTGAATTAGCCGGTTTTGTCCTGACCTGGACAGACGTCCATCGTCATTGTAAACACCGTTTTTCGTGGAGATTAAGTGTTGGTTAAAGGGTCGCCAAAATCCATCAATGCTGTCAGCATATTTCACAATAAGATATCCTGCTTCAACACCTCCAAGTAGTGTTATAGTAAAAGTAGCCAAAGTCTTTCTCTCATCATAGTAATTTTCCTGCAGTGCTTAGACATGTAAATGTCTAAAACCTGTCTGCTTATTACTGCTTATTATTTTTATCCTTATCAAACatgctttttatattttccaTCCTCGACCAAAGTATCAGAGTCTCCTCTAAAGCTCCCTCAATGTGTGACTAATCTCACACACTCATGAAGCTGCTGGAGGGATCGGTTTATCCCGTTAGctgtcagagagagacagaaagagggagggagggagggagagagagagagagagagagagagagagagagagagagagagagagttgcatTAAGAGAAATGACGAGAGAACGGACAAAGAAGACGAGTGCAAAACAAAGAGTATGAAACCCAATCGCAAACCATCCCTAACGCCCCCTTTTTCCAAGAGGGAACCCAGAGCCTCAGTAGTCTCttaataaagggggggggggggggggaatgaaatgCCAGGCATAGAAATGAATAACCTgaagatatgtgtgtgtgcgtgtgtgtgtgtgtgtgtgtgtgcgtgtgtgagtgcaggGAACGAGGAGGATGTTCGGGGTTCCACGGTCCTGGTCTCTTCCTATCCATGTGAGTAATGATCCAGGCTGCCAGTGTGGTGGTGTCGCCCCATCTATaaccatttacacacacacacacacacacacacagaggagattAATCAGACAGGAAGCAGGGCAGGTGGATGGACACGGCAGCAGGCCGGGTTCATCCATTCAGTCCTAAAACAGACAGGCTGtaaacacacggggggggggggggggggctttgaaggGGGGAGCTGGCCGGCCGGAGGCCTCGCTGACAGCTTCactaacacaacacacaggaagAACATCATATTTTTCACCCACATGGTGCTGCAGACGGTAAAGACACATCTGGTGGTCGATTTGATCTTCTTCTTCAACCAAAGTCAACAAAGAGATGATGATTGTTGAACATTTAGCTCTGTGGGGCACTTCTTTGTTGGATTGTTGGTGATCATTTATGAGCTGAGTACCGTATGAAGGTCCAAATCACTTCTGCTCGTCGGCTGCAAATCCAAGATGTCGACGAGGCTTTGAAACATCAGACGTCCAAAAAACCAACAGGAGACGCTACCATGACTACTTCCACATCCTTTTACAGTCCACGTGCCTGTAACATTGGACCTTATGTCAACTCCACCTAAATGCTTTAATTTGGTCCCTCTCACCTTACCACATGAAACGAAGCGATGTCTCTTCTAATCTTTACCTTTTTCAGCATAAGAGAACTCGTGGTCAAATTTTTAAAAGGTGGTTTCTCTGGTCTAGAATCGTCTCTCACACTGCCGATTTGGATTTTGTGTCTTGGATCAAATCAGCAAAGGTCTCTTGTTCACATTGGTTCAAGTCCGTCTCTATCTGAGACAACGCATCAGTTCCTTTAGAAGCAGGCATTCATTAATCAAATGACAGCGTGTAGCCCTCCAGCATTTAAGCGTGGTGGAAGTCAGTTATCCAGCCAGCTGATTATCAAGTGGCCAGCTTGCTAACCCCCCCCTGCTAAAAAAAGTTGTGCAACAAGAGACAGATGATGTGCATTGAAAATCCCACCAGCTCCTCTTTTGGTTGATCTGGTGCTGATCACCATGTCGGTGCCAGCGTGCTTTCCTCAGCCGGTAAGTAAAACAGCCATTACATTACGTGATGTAAGTGAACACGGGCCCTTCGTAAACAGCGTCTGCCCTGTGGCTTTAGAGTAGGTCGGGTGTGGTCCAGTGGTCAGGGAAATGGCCGGATGACCTGAACGGTGCTGAGTCATGTCCCAGGTGAGGGATAGAGCTGCCTCCACTGCGGCTCCGGGACGTGCACTTAACCTGCAGTAATTACTGGAAACAGCGCTGAGAACATGGCAACATGGAAGTTGTGGAAGTGGCTCCAAAAGATTTCAAATTACTCGGATCCTCCCGAGGCCGGCTGCGGGAAGCCTGCCGGGGGGGTCGTGTAATGTGGATGCTCGAGTTTCTCGGCCCTCTGGATCCGTCACCCCGTCGCTTCCGAACAAAACCGATGGAAACGGCTCTGTGACGGAGGGAGAGTCTCTGTGTAAACACGCCGCGGCGACTGGGGGTATGAAGAGgagcgagtgggggggggggggttggctgaACAAATAGGTTAGAgtagagaagaaggaggagaaaaaacgaGGACGGAATGAGAGGACAAAATAGGAAAAggagcaaagagaaaaagaaagagagaaggacccTAAGAATGAGACCCAAATGGCTGCTAAGAATCATTAATCTTGTGGGGATCTGTGTCAGCGAGCAGCGGCGACACAAAGACTCTCGGAGAGCAGCTCACTGACCCCGACCCAATTGGCTGAGAAAGGCCCACCAGGCTTTAATAGACTTTTGCTGATCCGACACTTGTTTGCTGGGAGCCACAAAGAGGCGATTGCAGAGGATGACAGGGGCCTGCAGGCCCAGGGGCTCCCCTCCTGGCCCATGATAAATGAcccatgggtgggggggggggggcagggccagggccagaggagagaggggtgaGTAGAGCCAAGAGGCAAGGGAGGTCACTGGgcgaggagaagaggggggggggggagatgtttgATGAACGTTACGTCGTCTAAATCAAGAAGCATCCTGATCATCTAGTACAGGAGAACGGAGGACGGAAGAATAAGGGACAGGAGGATAAGGGACAGGAGAACGGGGGACAGGAGAATAAGGGACAGGAGAACGGAGGACAGGAGAATAAGGGACAGGAGAACGGAGGACGGGAGAATAAGGGACAGGAGAACGGGGGACAGGAGAATAAGGGACAGGAGAACGGAGGACAGGAGAATAAGGGACAGGAGAACGGAGGACGGGAGAATATGGGACAGGAGAACGGGGGACGGGAGAATAAGGGACAGGAGAACGGGGGACAGGAGAATAAGGGACAGGAGAACGGAGGACAGGAGAATAAGGGACAGGAGAACGGGGGACAGGAGAATAAGGGACAGGAGAACGGAGGACAGGAGAACGGAGGACAGGAGGATAAGGAACAGGAGAACAGGGGACAGGAGAATAAGGGACAGGAGAACGGAGGACAGGAGAATAAGGGACAGGAGAACGGAGGACGGGAGAATAAGGGACAGGAGAATGGAGGACAGGAGAATAAGGGACAGGAGAACAGGGGACAGGAGAACGGAGGACAGGAGAATAAGGGACAGGAGAACGGAGGACAGGAGGATAAGGAACAGGAGAACGGAGGACAGGAGGATAAGGAACAGGAGAACGGAGGACGGGAGAATAAGGGACAGGAGAACGGAGGACAGGAGAATAGGGGACAGGAGAACGGGGGACAGGAGAATAAGGGACAGGAGAACGGGGGACAAAGGGCAAAGGATGCTGCACGGCTCTGACTACGACACATCGGCACTTCAGATAAAACAGTAAAGAAAAGTCATATTTCACACAGGTTTTGCGTCCTTTACTTTGACAAGAAGCTGGCAGGAAAATACTATAATTACGTTTTCAACATCGTGACAGTTGACTCCATCAGAGTCAGAGCCGGTCATTGGGAAACACAGATGTAAAGTGTGGTCCTGACCAGAGAATATGGGCTCTAATCACATTACGCCTGCTCTCTGGTATTTGGTTCCTGTGGCGCAGGCGGCACGGCGGTTTATGATGAGACCTGCGTGAGCCGCTGGAGGGAAGCCAGACTATTGTACATAGCATTGCAATTTACATTAATGAAATGACCGCAGCAAAAGGCAGATTTATTGTCCTTTTCTGGGATTAAGCCAGTACAGTGGTCACtgacatttatttgttgttataTTTACAGCATGTCAATCAGAGACATCTAATCTCAGAAAAGGCCTACAATTAAGCCTTGGCCTCACCATCAACGTTGTTATATCGTCTGTGCCTCGCTGTCATTTCTgaaagaggaaataaataataagtcGTAGATGCATGCATTAGGTTAGAGGGAGACAGGAGGGAGACTGGTGCACATGGAGCGATTAGCGATGAGCAAACGCGCCACCAGGGGCGCCCTGTCACAAGGAATGAGCTGTAACTCCCCCGCAAACACTCttcagcgggaggggggggggggcgctgtcacaAAGTATAGGCACGAGGAAGATGAATTTTTAAAGATATAATACAAGATGGTTTCACAGGTAAATCGGTAGTTTTTTTCGATGCCACACTCATCTCTTTGTTCGGGTTCTTTCTCCCTGATGGGGAAGTGATCGTTATTTAGACTGTTTACACGCGACACGGTTTAATAACACGTGTTGTGAGAgagaaacgtttattgccataatatgttggacatatctgtaaattgtcttggcggttggtgcatgacggaagacagtacaataatgacaacgtagtgcagaaataaggtaaaaataaaataaaagtaaaatatatcCTATGGGTTAGTACACTAAAGCtaaggctatgggttagtaagtagggagagataaagataaaaatttgaaataaaaataaaggtaaagtgcaccagctaaacaaagtgacaagtgaaagtgacaaagtgaatgaagcCATGAAGAAAAATTCCAGGAGCCGAAAAACGGAACGTATTCAGGAAGGCAAATGTGGAAAAGGAGACATAAAACCGTCTCTCCATCACTTCTATCTGCATCAAAACAaatccattcattttaaaatgtgaatctGCACAAAGGGATTCAAATGATGGCACATTGCCAGTGAGATGTTTAATTCTGCAGATAACTACGACGGAGACGACGTCAGTCACGTGGCAGCTGAACGTGCATTTGATTTGTTGACTCGGCTGCTCCGCGTGTGTCTCCTGGCCCTCACGCTGCTGGACCAGCCGCTTTGGCTCTGTGTTATTTGCAGGTATCGGTAAGGAGGGGGGGAatagggaggtgggggaggttgggggggcGTAGAGTTCATCATTACGCACGCGAATAACAAGCGAATAAGACCGAACGTTTACTTCACAGAGTCACTGTAGTAATAagaaggtacccccccccccccccacgggtcGGTCCTGGAGATGCAAACCCGtatttgaggagggggggggcgtggctctCTCCCATCACGGGCCTGCTGCAGGTGTGAGGAGTCGAACGTGCTGAAATGTTCAGGGGGGTGTTGAGGGGTTGCTGATTTGCAACCTCATTTAaacaagagggagaagaaagctTCTCTCTTGTTAAGAATCCGTAGGACGGACTCATTAGAATCCTTCTCCCCGCTGTCCATAAGCACGCGCATCACGCACTAGATCATTAACCACCGATATGCTGCTGACCCGGacgctttccttttcttttttacatctCGCATCTCCATCACAGTCCGCTatgaccgagggggggggggggagccgctGGTCGACCCGCGTGGATCTACCAGACGGGGGTCTCGGGCTATATTAGAGCGGCGTTTCGACCTggagggggctgctggcgggTCGGCCTCGCTGGCACcgtttgattttgatttttgattattttttttttagagcggCTCGGCGCGGCACGACTCGCTCGGGGCGCGTCTGAAGTTGGAGCCGAGATTTGAGAAGCTCGCCTGCAGTGAAAGGGgaataaaaagaggaggagagcgcaACCTGCACGAGGACAAACGACAAGTCCGTCTGAGAGCTTCAGGGACAGCTGGTGTGTCCCAATGCGCCTCACaaagctttaaaagaaaagctccAAGGAACAAATACATCCAGAGAATTATCAATAAGGTCGTTATTATAATGTCTCCTTTTAATTccaaaataatgcatttttgcgtTTCTAAttgtataatattaataatcttAATATAAGGTTAATTGTCATTATCACGCTAACGTTAATTTTAATAGACGATGACAAATAGGTAAGTGATATTCGTTCTTTTTAAGTTTCTCACTCTGCAAATCGTGATATTCTCTTCAAgaaatttcttttaaaaatatgtaaatactTTGTAATTATTGAATTTCATATATTGcagctttatttaattttaatttatttgaatcGCCATAGATGTGTGTAACTGAAATACTTGTACATTGTGGCGAACATATTCGCCAcaatgtgaaaatgtgaaaaacttGAGATGcgttaaaaagaacaaatgaaacTAAACCAAAGAATGTCAGGATATAACGTGTTATGATGAGTTGTGATTTATGAGTGGATTTCAGCTCGAGCTGATTAACAACAGAAGCCTAACAAACGAGTCCTTCATTATCGGACCTGATCGATATGctctgaaaaacaaatcataatCCCATCGATCCTTCAGATTAACTCATTTACACGCAGTTCCTATTTTTAAGGAGATTTGCTCACTTTCTTAAttcctaaattaaaaaaagaaatccaatcaTCGAAACATCCTGGAGGATCTCTTCCGTTTTTAATTATGATTTATTCCAAACGACCTGCACACGTGACCCTCCATCGACGGATTAATTGCTGTCCCTCATAACTGCGGAATGTGACTTTTAAAACGGGCAATTGGCGTTTAGAGgagataataaaacaaataaagggGAGTCTATACGATCCATCGGTGCGCGTGATGCCCACGCAGGGGCAGTCTCGAGCCGAGAGGGAAATAAGTGAACACCGAGATATGATCAGATTATAACACGgggttttaaaaatgcaaatgttagaCTACAAAAGCATCATGCACCGTGTagagcagtttttcttttcttatgtGTGACGCTAAATAGTTGCTCAAACCTGCAAGACACCGCGGAGGAACGCGACGAAAGTCACGTGGTCCTCGTTCTGCAACAAAAGGTCATCATGATTCAACTGTTCAGCTCCGGTAGAAGaaccggacccccccccccccccccccccacacacacacacacacacacttaccgttcgaggtcaacttaaaaaaagGGCACCAAAACATTTAGCAGGTTTAACAAAGCAAATAAATCACGTACACGGAATTTATGCAACATTTGGAAAGGAACGCGCATGTGTTTATTCTAGAGGTTTCCTGGAGATTTGCTGCAAGTTAAGATGTAAAACCGCTGATTACTTATTTTACACAAACCAGGTGTTCATATGATACCTTTTGAGCCATGAAAGCCGGAATTATAATTTATCTCTCTCATTGAAGCCTGAAAGACCCCCGATTCAAGCCGAGGAGTCGTGTTCGTGTAGTGGAGCCCCCCTTTAGGGAAGTCGGGTCAGCTGACTGTAGCTGTCAGGACCGTGCCGTTtgcacctctcccccccccgctccctccctgcctccctcctcatctcctccagcgGAGCGTCCGCTGCTCCCATTGGAGAGCCGCGCGCTCCGGATCCAGCCCTTCGGCGTGACGTCACGGCGCGCTATAAGGATAAAAGCGCAGGCTGGCTGCGAGCGCAGTCTGCTGGATACCACGAAGTGggggagaaagcgagagagagaggcgagcCTTTTTGAATCTCTGCGGTGCAGAGCTGGGAAAAGCAGCTTCTCAGCGgaaaacaattcaaatacaTTCAGACGCGCCTTCTGTCATTTTCCTGGAGAAAAAAACTCGGACTTACTGGCCGAAGAAGTAGCGACGAGGACCGGTGCCCGTTTCAGCGAACAGTCGCGGTAttgcttttattgttattataattatttatcttattgtttgtgtgtgtgcatttgtgtgtaaatACACACTTCTACTGAAGGGActgagtttttattttatgttatacTTTTGCACTGAGAGTCTTTTGGCTTTCTATCTCCGGCCTGGTCTCTCTGCCACATTACCCCGCACAAGAAGTAGGCTACATGACGCAAAACCAGCGTTAGAGTCAAAGTTTTCCtccactactttttttttttcttttttcattttttccctttcctctctccccgcCCGCGCCGATCGCACGCACGGTGTTTCATGCTACAGCAAGTCTGCGCACAGCGGTGGAGGAGCCCACAGAACTATTGCATgaaacaggagaggagagaagacatTCACAAGTCGCTTTACGCAACGCTCGCGGGCAACTCCGCGCATCTGCAGAAGAGCCGCGGCGGCAGCATGAGCGCGGAGATGAGCATGGGCCCGGAGCTACCCAGCAGCCCTCTGGCTCTGGAATACGTCAACGATTTCGACCTGATGAAGTTCGACGTTAAGAAAGAGGGCCTGGCGGGACTCGAGCGCAACGGGGTGCGCCAGTGCAACCGCCTCCAGGCGCAGGGCTCCGTGTCGTCCACCCCGATCAGCACGCCCTGCAGCTCGGTGCCCTCCTCGCCCAGCTTCAGCCCCACGGAGCAGAAGAGCCACCTGGAGGAGCTGTACTGGATGCCGAACAGCGGGTACCACCAGCAGGTAGACCCGCAGACGTTGAGCCTGACCCCGGAGGACGCAGTGGAGGCCTTGATCGGAGCCACGGCACACGGACACCCTCCGCCCCCGcacgtccagcagcagctgcagcagcaaggCGCCTTCGAGGGCTACCGGGGGGGTCCGCACCAACATCACAGCCACCACGGCCACGGCCAGCAGCATCACCACCCGTACGCAGGAGGCATCCCGCACCACGCCGACGAGCTGTCCGCGCACCCGGGCGGACACAGCCACCCGCACagccagcaccaccaccaccacagccagGACCCCGACAGCCCGTCCCCGGTGTCCCCGGACTCCCTCCAGTCGCTGCATCACCAccgccaccatcaccaccaccatccgCACGGCCACCTGAGCCAGTCGGGGGGTCACCACGGCTCCGGGGGCAGCCTCAACGTGGAGGACCGCTTCTCCGACGACCAGCTGGTGTCCATGTCGGTGCGGGAGCTCAACAGACACCTGCGGGGCTTCACCAAGGACGAAGTCATCCGCCTCAAGCAGAAGCGCCGGACCCTGAAGAACCGGGGCTACGCGCAGTCCTGCCGGTACAAGCGGGTGCAGCAGAAGCACGTGCTGGAGAACGAAAAGACGCAGCTGATCGACCaggtggagcagctgaaggCGGAGATCAGCCGGCTGGCGCGGGAGAGGGACGCCTACAAACTCAAGTGTGAGAAACTGACCGGGTCGGGGGTCAGCAACGGGTTCCGAGAGGCCGGCTCCACCAGCGACAACCCGTCATCTCCCGAGTTCTTTATGTGAGTtagacctgcccccccccggcccccattCCCCTTCCTTTCTCCACAAATGACTGAacaaaatgataataatcaCAGCTCCCATAACGTTTAtgattatattaataataacaattataTTGATATAAGAAGAATAATCCATCAGATAGTATTCTCATATATAATCACCTCTCCATCCACGTGTCACCTGAGATACAAAGAGCAACATCGATCCGTCGCAGCATCTTTGTAGATTAGTTGCTTGCTGAGAAAAGACTTTTTGTCCTCAtcgaagaggaggaaaagaaattgGCTGATGAACCTTGTTTCTTTCCTCCATTTTGAGGTCACAGCTCTGAGACGACTTGTA
The sequence above is drawn from the Pungitius pungitius unplaced genomic scaffold, fPunPun2.1 scaffold_56, whole genome shotgun sequence genome and encodes:
- the mafba gene encoding transcription factor MafB, which produces MLQQVCAQRWRSPQNYCMKQERREDIHKSLYATLAGNSAHLQKSRGGSMSAEMSMGPELPSSPLALEYVNDFDLMKFDVKKEGLAGLERNGVRQCNRLQAQGSVSSTPISTPCSSVPSSPSFSPTEQKSHLEELYWMPNSGYHQQVDPQTLSLTPEDAVEALIGATAHGHPPPPHVQQQLQQQGAFEGYRGGPHQHHSHHGHGQQHHHPYAGGIPHHADELSAHPGGHSHPHSQHHHHHSQDPDSPSPVSPDSLQSLHHHRHHHHHHPHGHLSQSGGHHGSGGSLNVEDRFSDDQLVSMSVRELNRHLRGFTKDEVIRLKQKRRTLKNRGYAQSCRYKRVQQKHVLENEKTQLIDQVEQLKAEISRLARERDAYKLKCEKLTGSGVSNGFREAGSTSDNPSSPEFFM